One segment of Clostridia bacterium DNA contains the following:
- a CDS encoding BadF/BadG/BcrA/BcrD ATPase family protein — MLSTGSLSADGVTEDGLLLGVDGGGTRTDCLITTCDGMVIGKGSSGPSNPQAVGYDSAVEEIRKCILMAMRSAGITFGSARVSSACFGLAGVGRKRDCDLIDGKLRVLLEQMNAPDLPSPVLALVNDGVIALAGANSGEPGVIVIAGTGSLAYGVSPDGHEARAGGWGYILGDEGSAYDIGRKGLGEALRAADGRQMRTCLTDDLSSAIGVDSIDGVIPKVYEEMSRPEMAALAPIVGQAARRGDQVARSIILDAGRELGLMAVAVIRRLGMNDYAGKVSIAGGVLESNEMVRDAMHVAVQEFAPKWSIAQGQFPPVVGAIFIAGRGLKDDSIDTIIQNVGNTATASNCIGE, encoded by the coding sequence GTGCTATCCACGGGTTCACTTTCCGCAGACGGTGTAACCGAAGATGGACTCCTCTTGGGTGTGGACGGAGGCGGAACAAGAACAGACTGCCTGATCACTACTTGCGACGGCATGGTGATTGGGAAGGGTTCGTCCGGCCCGTCTAACCCCCAGGCTGTTGGGTACGACTCGGCAGTTGAGGAGATACGGAAATGTATCCTCATGGCCATGCGATCTGCTGGGATAACCTTTGGCAGTGCGAGAGTGTCCTCGGCCTGCTTTGGCCTTGCAGGCGTGGGCCGGAAGCGTGACTGCGACCTGATCGATGGCAAGCTGCGGGTTCTGCTGGAACAGATGAATGCCCCGGACTTGCCATCCCCCGTTCTTGCATTGGTCAATGACGGGGTTATTGCGCTTGCCGGGGCGAATTCGGGTGAGCCAGGTGTGATTGTAATTGCAGGAACTGGCTCACTAGCCTATGGCGTGTCGCCTGATGGACATGAAGCGCGGGCCGGTGGATGGGGGTACATCCTCGGAGACGAAGGTTCTGCATATGACATCGGTCGGAAGGGGCTTGGGGAGGCGCTTCGCGCGGCAGATGGGCGGCAGATGCGGACCTGTCTGACGGATGACCTTTCTAGCGCAATTGGGGTGGACTCCATTGATGGCGTTATTCCTAAGGTATATGAGGAGATGAGCCGACCGGAAATGGCTGCTTTGGCGCCCATCGTTGGGCAGGCGGCCCGTAGAGGCGATCAGGTCGCAAGAAGCATAATTCTCGACGCCGGAAGAGAACTGGGGTTGATGGCTGTTGCAGTGATTCGGCGCCTCGGAATGAACGATTATGCCGGCAAGGTCTCGATAGCAGGCGGCGTACTTGAGTCGAACGAGATGGTCAGAGATGCGATGCACGTTGCAGTACAGGAGTTCGCTCCCAAGTGGTCTATTGCTCAGGGCCAGTTCCCACCTGTTGTGGGCGCCATATTCATTGCCGGGCGCGGACTCAAAGATGATTCGATTGATACGATCATCCAGAACGTTGGGAACACGGCAACGGCCAGCAACTGTATCGGAGAGTGA
- the murQ gene encoding N-acetylmuramic acid 6-phosphate etherase: MQNTDYADLTTEETNPRSSRLDQMSTEQILRVMNEEDRLVPEVVARAIPEIATAVDMIAARMAMGGRLLYVGAGTSGRLGILDAAECVPTFGVAADEISAMIAGGFGAVFHSAEAAEDDESSGAADVAKSITERHVVVGISASGVTPYVRGALKAARNAGAGTVAIVCNHADKLDLDVDVTISLPVGPEVLTGSTRLKAGTAQKLVLNMISTATMVKLGKAYDNFMVDMQATNRKLKRRAVRIVSTATGLDIDESGRLLDEAGGSIKMAIVMALAAVDRHVAEHALELTSGHTRDAVQLAVEHVR; encoded by the coding sequence GTGCAGAATACGGACTATGCTGACCTCACCACGGAGGAGACAAATCCTCGATCCTCAAGGCTGGATCAGATGAGCACGGAGCAGATTCTGCGGGTGATGAACGAGGAGGATAGGCTGGTCCCAGAAGTAGTGGCCAGGGCAATTCCGGAGATAGCGACTGCTGTCGACATGATCGCCGCGAGAATGGCCATGGGCGGTAGGCTTCTTTACGTGGGAGCTGGGACCAGTGGACGCCTGGGAATCTTGGATGCGGCTGAATGTGTGCCGACCTTCGGTGTGGCGGCTGATGAGATCTCTGCGATGATCGCCGGTGGGTTCGGAGCAGTGTTTCATTCTGCCGAAGCTGCAGAGGACGATGAGTCGTCAGGAGCTGCTGATGTTGCGAAGTCCATTACGGAGCGACATGTAGTGGTGGGAATATCTGCGAGCGGCGTGACGCCGTATGTGCGGGGAGCATTGAAGGCTGCAAGAAATGCCGGCGCAGGCACTGTGGCCATTGTATGTAACCATGCCGATAAGTTGGATCTAGATGTGGATGTGACGATATCTCTGCCGGTTGGTCCGGAGGTATTGACCGGTTCTACTCGCCTCAAGGCCGGAACTGCCCAGAAGCTTGTCCTCAACATGATATCAACTGCAACGATGGTGAAACTGGGCAAGGCTTATGACAACTTCATGGTGGACATGCAGGCAACCAACAGGAAACTGAAGCGTCGCGCGGTTAGGATCGTATCTACAGCCACGGGCCTGGATATTGACGAGAGTGGGCGACTTCTGGACGAGGCGGGCGGGAGCATCAAGATGGCGATCGTAATGGCGCTCGCAGCAGTGGATAGACATGTGGCCGAGCACGCCCTGGAGTTGACCTCCGGGCACACTCGGGATGCAGTGCAATTGGCCGTTGAGCATGTGAGGTGA
- a CDS encoding oligopeptide/dipeptide ABC transporter ATP-binding protein, whose amino-acid sequence MKILSIENLKKYFPIRSGVFLQVSGYVKALEKVDLEISEGATIGIVGESGCGKSTLGRTIVKIYEPTAGSITYHDPSGESHDISKAVDKRMRLTFRKDVQMIFQNPFDSLDPRMTIRDTIREPLETHKLFDNAKAMDEYVGELLMKVGLYPEYTQRYPHEFSGGQRQRIAIARSISVNPRLLICDEPTSALDVSVQSQIINLLKDIQQDTNMALIFISHNLDVVHHMSDRIMVMYLGNVVESAPATELFDNPAHPYTQALMSAIPSWNPRDRKLGKVKLEGEPPSPINPPSGCPFHPRCQYRREICDRVRPEPAEVSDGHVCACHLHTPQCDRRGKR is encoded by the coding sequence TTGAAGATCCTGTCCATCGAGAACCTCAAGAAGTACTTCCCGATAAGATCAGGGGTGTTCCTGCAAGTCAGTGGCTATGTTAAGGCACTGGAGAAGGTTGATCTCGAGATCAGCGAGGGCGCGACGATAGGGATCGTTGGCGAATCGGGCTGCGGCAAGAGCACACTTGGGAGGACAATCGTCAAAATCTACGAACCGACGGCTGGGAGCATCACCTATCATGACCCGAGCGGCGAGAGCCATGACATCTCCAAGGCCGTCGACAAAAGGATGCGACTGACGTTCAGGAAAGACGTGCAGATGATATTCCAAAACCCCTTCGACTCACTCGATCCGAGAATGACAATAAGGGACACAATACGCGAACCTCTTGAGACTCACAAGCTGTTCGATAATGCGAAAGCGATGGATGAGTATGTCGGGGAGCTGCTGATGAAAGTGGGCCTGTACCCCGAATACACCCAGAGGTATCCCCACGAATTTTCCGGCGGCCAGCGACAGAGAATCGCCATAGCCCGCTCGATTTCGGTGAATCCGAGGTTGCTGATATGTGATGAACCCACTTCAGCCCTTGATGTCTCGGTTCAGAGCCAGATCATCAACTTGCTCAAAGACATACAGCAGGACACGAACATGGCGTTGATCTTCATATCTCACAATCTGGACGTGGTCCATCACATGAGTGACAGGATCATGGTCATGTACCTCGGAAACGTTGTGGAGTCGGCGCCCGCGACCGAGCTGTTCGACAATCCTGCTCACCCGTACACTCAGGCGCTGATGTCGGCCATCCCAAGCTGGAACCCGAGAGATCGAAAGCTGGGCAAGGTCAAGCTTGAAGGCGAGCCGCCAAGCCCGATCAATCCCCCTTCAGGCTGCCCATTCCATCCGAGGTGCCAATATCGCCGTGAGATCTGTGATAGGGTGAGGCCTGAACCTGCGGAAGTGAGTGATGGGCACGTATGTGCTTGTCACTTGCACACTCCCCAGTGTGACCGGCGCGGAAAGCGGTGA
- a CDS encoding ABC transporter ATP-binding protein — MTNTSGRILTVSGLKAYFRTPEGVVKAVDDVSFHLDRGEVLALVGESGCGKSVTAHSILGLIKAPPAKLEGSIVFNGQELIGLPEREYREVRGRQISMIFQEPMSAFDPLYTVGNQLMEVAKAHMPWDDSEAKERIIATLKSTHIPEPEKRYEEYPHEMSGGMLQRIMIAMALITSPEIIIADEPTTALDVTIQAQVLNLMQDLQSEYRGSIIFITHDLGTVAEIADRVHVMYAGKIVEKAPVVELFENPLHPYTSGLLTSRVKREYKGKDLPHIEGYVPRADEFPEGCRFHPRCPKAVDKCKQLQPPDFEPAPDHTVACWLLEGDDN, encoded by the coding sequence ATGACAAACACCAGTGGACGAATTCTCACTGTTTCTGGCCTCAAGGCTTACTTCCGGACGCCCGAAGGTGTAGTGAAAGCAGTGGATGACGTGAGCTTCCACCTTGACCGGGGCGAGGTTCTGGCTCTGGTTGGTGAATCCGGTTGTGGAAAGAGCGTTACAGCCCATTCCATACTCGGGCTGATCAAAGCGCCTCCCGCGAAACTGGAGGGGAGCATCGTCTTCAATGGCCAGGAACTGATCGGGCTTCCCGAGAGGGAGTACCGTGAAGTGAGAGGCAGGCAGATCAGCATGATCTTCCAGGAGCCAATGTCCGCCTTCGACCCTCTCTATACTGTAGGGAATCAGTTGATGGAAGTCGCGAAAGCACACATGCCATGGGATGACAGCGAAGCTAAGGAGAGAATAATCGCCACCCTGAAATCGACCCACATACCTGAGCCTGAGAAGCGCTACGAGGAGTACCCCCACGAGATGAGCGGCGGCATGCTTCAGCGGATTATGATAGCGATGGCGCTCATAACAAGCCCCGAGATAATCATCGCCGATGAGCCGACAACCGCGCTCGATGTCACTATCCAGGCGCAAGTTTTGAACCTGATGCAGGATTTGCAGAGTGAATACCGCGGTTCCATTATCTTCATAACTCATGACCTCGGCACGGTCGCGGAGATCGCCGACAGGGTGCATGTCATGTATGCAGGCAAGATCGTTGAAAAGGCGCCGGTCGTCGAACTCTTTGAGAATCCCCTTCATCCATATACGTCCGGGTTGCTGACCTCTCGCGTCAAGCGAGAATACAAGGGAAAGGACCTACCGCATATTGAAGGCTATGTTCCGAGAGCCGATGAATTTCCGGAAGGCTGCAGGTTTCATCCCAGATGCCCGAAGGCCGTGGACAAATGCAAACAACTCCAACCTCCTGATTTTGAGCCGGCGCCAGATCACACCGTTGCCTGCTGGCTGTTGGAGGGTGATGACAATTGA